The Lactobacillus sp. CBA3605 genome contains a region encoding:
- a CDS encoding MFS transporter, producing the protein MEVKGNRLLLLIGTAWLFDALDVALLSFIMPVIKESWQLSAGQLGAVGAVTSLGMIIGALGCGYLADKFGRKPVLIATLLLFSTGNLLLTLTPNVGWFLVVRLITGIGLGGELPVAAAVIADNFTGTKRARMLVLVDSFWAFGWILASILAFLVMPRFGWRVTVLITALMGVYALLMRRHLPDPKPITSHKLGFGPALKRIWSTEYRQTTICMSILWFVIMFVYYGLFLWLPSVLVLRGFSIVHSFGYTILMSLAQLPGYYLAAWLIGKLPRKLVLAIYMLGTMISAAVFGVATSETMLLISGAWLSFFTLGAWGIMIAFTPGQFEASIRGMGMGFAQSIGRIGATIGPYLIGVLIAVGFKIPAIFAIFVGALLIGILVVLLGLRDADR; encoded by the coding sequence ATGGAAGTAAAGGGCAATCGGCTCTTGTTACTAATCGGAACTGCGTGGCTTTTTGATGCATTGGATGTGGCCTTATTATCATTTATTATGCCGGTCATTAAGGAAAGCTGGCAGTTGTCAGCGGGTCAATTGGGGGCCGTGGGGGCGGTAACCTCGTTAGGAATGATTATTGGGGCACTCGGCTGTGGTTATTTAGCCGATAAGTTTGGGCGTAAGCCAGTGTTAATTGCAACCTTGTTATTATTTTCAACTGGTAATTTATTATTAACATTAACACCAAATGTTGGCTGGTTTTTAGTGGTCCGCTTGATTACGGGGATTGGTCTTGGTGGTGAGCTACCAGTGGCTGCGGCCGTAATTGCGGATAATTTTACTGGGACTAAACGAGCGCGAATGCTAGTGTTAGTCGATAGTTTTTGGGCTTTCGGTTGGATTCTAGCGTCAATTTTGGCGTTCTTGGTCATGCCACGGTTTGGCTGGCGGGTGACGGTCTTAATCACAGCCTTAATGGGTGTATATGCTCTATTAATGCGCCGTCACTTACCAGATCCGAAACCAATTACTAGTCATAAGTTAGGTTTTGGCCCAGCTTTGAAGCGAATTTGGTCAACGGAATATCGGCAAACAACGATTTGCATGAGTATTTTATGGTTTGTCATCATGTTTGTTTATTATGGGCTATTTTTATGGTTGCCAAGTGTCTTGGTGTTGCGGGGATTTTCAATCGTGCATAGCTTTGGTTATACGATTTTAATGAGTTTAGCGCAATTACCTGGCTATTACTTGGCCGCCTGGTTGATTGGTAAGTTACCACGGAAGCTTGTTTTAGCGATTTACATGCTCGGAACCATGATTAGTGCCGCCGTTTTTGGGGTCGCTACCTCGGAAACGATGCTTTTAATCAGTGGGGCGTGGTTATCGTTCTTCACGTTAGGCGCATGGGGCATTATGATTGCGTTCACGCCAGGTCAATTTGAGGCAAGTATTCGTGGGATGGGCATGGGATTTGCACAGTCAATTGGTCGAATTGGTGCGACTATTGGTCCTTATTTGATTGGGGTGCTAATTGCCGTAGGATTCAAGATTCCCGCTATTTTCGCCATTTTTGTTGGCGCCTTATTAATCGGTATTTTAGTGGTCCTCTTAGGTTTACGTGATGCGGATCGTTAA
- a CDS encoding NUDIX domain-containing protein, giving the protein MNVSQVVNRPLISITNVIWSFDPVTQQLLVLLLQRSTAPFKDTWGLPTTYLRADESADAAALRLVREKLDVTLPSLHTEQLATFTNVHRGSGERELALTYMVYLPVKPTLIPGYGAKAVQWFTVTPAGDRDDLVTANLAFKGLPDSVSRAVYYANPDRYATTAGLTADHTLILRTAFTRVRNRLAYAPTILLVLGDRFTLKQARELYAIMQRKSVTAIDNSNFRKTHVHLFDEIGLTKKQGSGRPAKVYRLKTVVDS; this is encoded by the coding sequence ATGAATGTATCACAAGTGGTCAATCGACCTTTAATTAGTATTACCAATGTTATTTGGAGTTTTGATCCGGTAACACAACAGTTATTAGTCTTATTATTGCAACGGTCAACGGCGCCGTTTAAGGACACATGGGGCCTACCGACGACTTATTTGCGGGCGGATGAAAGTGCGGATGCGGCGGCGCTACGCTTAGTACGCGAAAAATTAGACGTCACGTTACCAAGTTTGCATACAGAACAACTGGCGACATTTACGAATGTCCATCGGGGCAGTGGTGAACGTGAATTAGCATTGACCTATATGGTTTATTTGCCAGTTAAGCCAACTTTAATACCAGGCTATGGCGCTAAAGCGGTCCAATGGTTTACGGTAACCCCAGCCGGTGATCGCGATGATTTAGTCACAGCGAATTTGGCGTTTAAAGGCTTACCCGATTCAGTGAGTCGGGCGGTTTACTATGCCAATCCGGATCGGTATGCGACGACGGCTGGATTGACCGCGGATCATACGTTGATTTTACGAACAGCCTTTACACGAGTTCGGAATCGTTTAGCGTATGCACCGACAATTTTGTTGGTTTTGGGCGACCGATTTACCCTGAAGCAAGCGCGTGAATTATATGCGATTATGCAACGGAAATCCGTTACAGCCATTGATAACTCCAATTTCCGCAAAACTCACGTCCATTTATTTGATGAAATTGGTCTAACTAAAAAGCAAGGTTCTGGACGACCGGCTAAAGTCTATCGATTGAAAACAGTAGTTGACAGTTAA
- a CDS encoding alpha/beta hydrolase, with protein sequence MLRKLKFLKWLVLALVLVVGLSGCTKKPTTTSTTASHVSKKKQSPYLKSTRPTFYVHGFQGSAKSTNTLIKHAVKTAHADKVLVATVSTTGTVTLTGHWSAQARNPIIQVVFKNNLAQYEQQSAWLAKVITTVQSQHAFKTYNIVAHSAGCVASVNMAMTTQASGFPKLKKLVTIAGPFDGVVGEDDVANQNSFLSSGAPKYLHAAYDLLAAKRTNFPRGVQLLNVVGNLDDGTNSDSLVTNVSARSIKYLLRGRDVHYTEADFHGKKAQHMQLHENAKVALTVNRYLWHR encoded by the coding sequence ATGTTACGAAAATTAAAGTTTCTTAAATGGCTTGTCTTGGCGCTAGTGTTGGTTGTTGGGTTAAGCGGTTGTACTAAAAAGCCAACAACAACGTCGACGACTGCTAGTCATGTGAGTAAAAAAAAGCAGTCACCCTATCTTAAAAGTACGCGGCCTACGTTTTATGTGCACGGCTTTCAAGGCAGTGCTAAGTCAACTAATACATTGATTAAGCATGCCGTTAAAACGGCGCATGCCGATAAGGTGCTCGTTGCCACGGTTAGTACCACCGGGACAGTGACGTTAACGGGGCACTGGTCCGCGCAAGCGCGCAATCCAATTATTCAAGTCGTTTTTAAGAATAATTTAGCGCAATACGAGCAACAAAGTGCGTGGTTGGCAAAAGTCATTACGACCGTTCAATCACAGCATGCATTTAAAACGTATAATATTGTGGCGCATTCTGCGGGGTGTGTGGCGAGTGTTAATATGGCAATGACGACCCAGGCCAGCGGTTTTCCGAAGCTGAAAAAGTTAGTCACCATTGCAGGGCCCTTTGATGGGGTCGTGGGTGAAGATGATGTTGCTAATCAAAATTCGTTTCTGTCATCTGGTGCCCCCAAATATTTACATGCAGCTTATGACTTGTTAGCTGCTAAACGCACGAACTTTCCTCGTGGAGTGCAGCTGTTAAATGTGGTGGGTAATTTAGATGACGGCACGAACTCTGACAGCTTAGTGACCAATGTTTCAGCGCGGTCAATCAAGTATCTGTTACGGGGCCGTGACGTGCATTACACTGAAGCTGACTTCCATGGTAAAAAGGCGCAACATATGCAGTTACATGAAAATGCTAAGGTTGCTTTGACCGTGAATCGCTATCTATGGCATCGTTAA
- a CDS encoding C40 family peptidase has product MRTARVQAAVATVWRQPKVASTDLAALANQGLQGWLTKLSDADTLRLERDNILVTQALFNDLILVERLVDGWAYGYVVSQADERHPQGYPGWIWAAQLSLVELPIQTGPLVTVRRAITPLLRSDGTTLRQLRLGTQLPVITSQDGHYDVVQTPLGPGRLAKRATQFDFATAGLTPGGTMIKLGQRFLDDRYLWGGISADGFDCSGFAWALHRCIGVNLARDVSEQVLSGVTVTLATAQPGDLCFFAHDHGRGRLHHVALYAGDGWLLHAPTPGKHVTYLQLSATYLQDELVQIKRNWENE; this is encoded by the coding sequence ATGCGAACAGCACGAGTACAAGCAGCGGTTGCAACCGTTTGGCGACAGCCAAAAGTTGCGTCAACTGACTTGGCGGCCTTGGCTAATCAAGGCCTGCAGGGTTGGCTAACGAAATTGTCAGATGCCGATACACTGCGGTTAGAGCGGGATAATATTTTAGTCACACAGGCCCTGTTTAATGACTTGATCCTAGTTGAACGGTTGGTGGATGGCTGGGCGTATGGCTACGTGGTGAGTCAAGCTGATGAGCGGCATCCGCAAGGCTATCCGGGTTGGATTTGGGCGGCACAATTATCGTTAGTTGAACTTCCCATCCAAACCGGGCCCTTGGTAACCGTTCGGCGAGCGATTACACCGTTATTGCGGTCAGACGGCACAACCTTGCGTCAATTAAGATTGGGAACGCAATTACCGGTGATCACTAGTCAAGACGGGCACTATGATGTCGTCCAAACACCGTTAGGCCCCGGACGCCTGGCGAAGCGAGCGACCCAGTTTGACTTTGCAACGGCGGGATTGACGCCAGGGGGCACGATGATCAAGCTGGGACAACGCTTTTTAGATGATCGTTATTTATGGGGTGGTATTAGCGCTGATGGCTTTGATTGTTCTGGTTTTGCCTGGGCGTTACATCGTTGCATCGGGGTTAATTTAGCTCGTGATGTGAGTGAGCAAGTGTTAAGTGGGGTCACAGTCACTTTGGCGACGGCCCAACCTGGCGATTTATGTTTCTTTGCGCATGATCATGGTCGTGGTCGTTTACATCATGTGGCCTTGTACGCCGGTGATGGCTGGTTATTACATGCCCCGACCCCTGGCAAGCACGTGACTTATCTACAATTGTCAGCAACTTACTTGCAGGATGAATTGGTTCAAATTAAACGTAATTGGGAAAATGAATGA
- a CDS encoding Lrp/AsnC family transcriptional regulator: MDKTDLKILNALQLDARISLKSLADQCFISSPAISARIARLKKSGIIRDYQANLNYEKLNYRIKAYIQLQLEPTQKERFYPFVASVPNILECDCVTGEYSQILKVVFESTQALDEFVNKIQTFGKTSTQIVFSTSVTNRGLTLPDDHDLSQIVE; the protein is encoded by the coding sequence ATGGATAAAACCGATTTAAAGATTTTGAACGCCTTACAATTAGACGCGCGAATCTCACTCAAATCCTTAGCAGATCAATGCTTCATCTCATCACCAGCGATTTCTGCTCGCATTGCCCGGCTTAAGAAAAGTGGTATTATTCGTGACTATCAAGCTAACTTGAACTACGAAAAGTTAAATTATCGCATTAAGGCCTACATTCAATTGCAATTAGAACCAACGCAAAAAGAACGGTTTTACCCGTTCGTCGCTAGTGTCCCTAATATTCTCGAATGTGATTGTGTCACCGGTGAATATTCTCAAATCTTAAAGGTCGTCTTTGAATCGACCCAAGCCTTAGATGAATTTGTCAATAAAATTCAAACTTTCGGCAAAACAAGTACTCAAATTGTCTTCTCAACTAGTGTGACTAATCGGGGGTTAACCTTACCGGACGACCACGATCTTAGTCAAATCGTTGAATAA
- a CDS encoding ABC-F family ATP-binding cassette domain-containing protein: MALLEVTDLSQSFADRKLYEGASFTLERADHLGIVGQNGAGKSTLIKILTGQILPLEGEIKWQRHIRTGYLDQYADIPAGMTLYAFLKTAFQWLFDLDEKMQQYYADYAENMDDVLLERAGRIQETLEANNFYDIETEMERVITGLGLDEIGRDHVISEMSGGQRSKIILAKLLLENPDVIILDEPTNYLDTAHITWLEDYLNSFAGAVMVISHDYDFLQRVTNCICDVAFGKIIKYRGDFKSAMRQKEARKQAQLKAFEKQQVVIDKAEKFIRKNKAGSKSTMAKSREKMLSHLDRVDPPSENAHAKFSFPYLDTGSQNALSVMKLSVGYGKPLLAPVTFTMTNGEKLAFKGFNGVGKSTLIKSILGVIPALGGKSDFSPSAKINYFNQDLEWDHPEWTPLQTIQNDYPTMLPKTIRTKLAKCGINAANAMKPMHLLSGGEQTKVKLALLELIPCNFLIMDEPTNHLDDETKAGLKRALQVFAGNLILVSHESSFVDDWVDKELNVEKLSLKDRQA; the protein is encoded by the coding sequence ATGGCTTTATTAGAAGTAACTGATTTGTCGCAAAGCTTCGCTGACCGTAAATTATACGAAGGTGCTAGCTTTACGTTAGAACGAGCTGATCACCTGGGAATTGTTGGTCAAAATGGGGCGGGTAAAAGTACCTTAATTAAGATTTTGACTGGTCAGATTCTACCATTAGAAGGTGAGATTAAATGGCAACGTCATATTCGGACGGGTTATTTGGATCAGTATGCGGATATTCCAGCGGGGATGACGTTATACGCCTTTTTAAAGACCGCTTTTCAGTGGTTGTTTGACTTAGATGAAAAGATGCAACAATATTATGCCGATTATGCTGAAAATATGGACGACGTGCTCCTAGAACGTGCTGGTCGGATTCAAGAAACCTTGGAAGCTAATAATTTTTATGATATTGAAACTGAAATGGAACGAGTAATTACCGGGTTAGGCTTAGATGAGATTGGCCGCGACCATGTCATTAGTGAGATGTCTGGTGGCCAACGGTCCAAGATTATTTTGGCCAAACTATTGTTGGAAAATCCAGATGTGATTATTTTAGATGAACCAACTAACTATTTGGATACCGCACATATTACGTGGTTGGAAGATTACCTGAATAGTTTTGCGGGAGCCGTTATGGTTATCTCGCATGATTATGACTTTTTACAGCGGGTCACGAACTGTATCTGTGATGTGGCGTTTGGCAAAATCATCAAGTATCGGGGTGATTTTAAGTCAGCGATGCGGCAAAAAGAAGCACGGAAACAAGCTCAATTAAAGGCCTTTGAAAAGCAACAAGTTGTGATTGATAAGGCTGAAAAGTTCATTCGTAAGAACAAGGCCGGGTCGAAATCAACGATGGCTAAATCACGAGAGAAGATGCTATCGCATTTGGATCGTGTTGATCCACCGAGTGAAAATGCCCATGCGAAATTCTCATTTCCGTACCTGGATACTGGCTCACAGAATGCGTTAAGTGTGATGAAGCTGTCCGTGGGTTATGGGAAGCCGTTGCTAGCCCCCGTCACGTTTACCATGACTAATGGTGAAAAACTAGCTTTTAAAGGGTTTAATGGGGTTGGTAAGTCAACTTTGATTAAATCCATTCTAGGGGTTATTCCGGCGCTAGGCGGTAAGTCCGACTTTTCACCTTCAGCTAAGATTAATTATTTCAATCAAGACTTAGAGTGGGACCATCCAGAATGGACGCCGTTACAGACGATTCAAAATGATTATCCGACAATGCTCCCAAAGACGATTCGCACGAAGCTTGCCAAGTGTGGAATTAATGCGGCGAATGCCATGAAACCAATGCACTTATTGAGTGGTGGGGAACAGACCAAGGTTAAGTTGGCGTTATTGGAACTCATTCCATGTAATTTCTTAATTATGGATGAACCAACCAATCATTTGGACGATGAAACTAAAGCTGGTTTGAAACGCGCGTTACAAGTCTTTGCGGGTAACTTGATTCTGGTTAGTCATGAAAGTAGTTTCGTGGATGACTGGGTTGATAAAGAATTAAACGTTGAAAAGCTGAGTTTGAAAGATCGTCAAGCTTAG
- a CDS encoding GNAT family N-acetyltransferase: MITIRPADQDDAGQIAPLINMIFDEMQLEELDDIPEPDLEQAIIAAYQTPAYLSEKATTVVAEADGQVVGVAFGYPDKNEDAVDDVLAQVTAANDAFGSAFEAETESYEHEWYLDSIAVDPNYQGHGIGGRLLAALPKYARQAGQQRIGLNVDMANPGAKKLYDRHDYETVGIKPIGDHMYFHMQYELNKDLVMA, encoded by the coding sequence GTGATAACGATTCGACCAGCTGATCAAGATGACGCGGGCCAGATAGCACCGCTAATTAATATGATCTTTGATGAAATGCAACTTGAGGAACTAGACGACATTCCCGAACCTGACTTAGAGCAGGCCATTATTGCCGCGTATCAGACACCTGCGTATTTGTCTGAAAAAGCGACGACGGTAGTGGCCGAGGCCGATGGTCAAGTGGTTGGGGTGGCATTTGGTTACCCCGACAAGAATGAAGATGCCGTCGATGACGTGCTTGCACAAGTCACGGCGGCTAACGATGCGTTTGGTTCCGCATTTGAAGCTGAAACTGAAAGTTATGAACATGAATGGTACTTGGACTCGATTGCGGTTGATCCCAATTATCAAGGGCATGGCATTGGGGGGCGTTTGTTAGCAGCCTTACCCAAGTATGCACGGCAAGCCGGCCAGCAACGGATTGGCTTGAACGTTGATATGGCTAACCCGGGTGCAAAAAAGCTTTATGATCGTCACGATTATGAAACTGTCGGGATTAAGCCAATTGGTGATCATATGTATTTTCATATGCAGTATGAGTTAAATAAGGATTTAGTCATGGCATAG
- a CDS encoding VOC family protein: MRASRGILGSEFILKGFEPVNIRDIDHLVLTVTDLSRSLRFYHEVFDLPIVTFDGDRQAVLVGKQKINFQTVDAPHEPLAGTPTPGSADLCLIARDKIADIEHHLNSYFVPIVAGPVERTGAHGQLTSLYVRDPDNNLIEISNYH; encoded by the coding sequence ATGAGGGCATCCCGTGGTATACTAGGAAGCGAATTCATTTTGAAAGGATTTGAGCCTGTGAATATTCGTGACATTGATCATCTCGTTTTAACCGTCACCGACCTCTCCCGGTCACTCCGTTTTTACCATGAAGTTTTCGATTTGCCCATCGTGACATTTGATGGCGACCGCCAAGCGGTGTTAGTCGGCAAACAAAAGATCAACTTCCAAACCGTTGACGCTCCCCATGAACCTTTGGCGGGCACCCCAACCCCTGGTAGTGCCGATCTTTGTTTGATTGCCCGTGATAAAATTGCTGATATCGAACACCATTTAAATAGTTATTTCGTTCCAATTGTCGCCGGTCCCGTTGAACGAACCGGTGCCCATGGGCAATTAACATCATTATATGTTCGCGATCCTGATAATAACCTGATTGAAATCAGTAATTATCATTAA